In Citrus sinensis cultivar Valencia sweet orange chromosome 3, DVS_A1.0, whole genome shotgun sequence, the sequence tatttgctcATCTAGGCttctcatatttttctttcttctagaGTTTTCAATTTGCTCTGTTAATTATTAGCGATGAtcataaccttttttttttttttggtgcaGCTTTGAATTTGCTTGTTGATTGTCAtctaatcattttctttttcatccgGGCATTTGAATGATTATATGGTTAGATGACCATCAACAAACATATTCATGGTATGGCatgcattgatttttttttgcttttgctttggGGGTTAAGCTCcttttaatcttattttcttcctctcttctaatttttttttttaaagaaatgaaaaatccaATCCCTATGAATTAACAGTCTTCAAATTGTTTTGCTTTTGtcttgttttattgttttttttttcttttttaatgataatattaattaaatattccctttaattaaagattttctGTTCACGCGCACTTATACACTTGTTTTTGCACCTGTAAATCCCCCATGATGCTCCTTAATagcaaaatatttctattgaGTATTTTACAACGGTTAATTAACTTCTGAATTCATCTTTCATGAATAATAATCGCTATTGATTCACAGAATCtttataagaaagaaaatttacataaagcaattttctttttcattaaagtAAGTGAGTTTTATTCACTAGACCTTTAAATATTTGTAgcaatattttgagttttttttcttttttaaatatctgcatatttttaaaaaataaaatcagatCTATAATTTTACGTGCaaagaatattattgaaaGACCAAATTTACTCAATTTTGTATGccataaaaatgtaaattaatttttatattttagctGATTTAAGAAGACcaaaagatatttatttttttaaggtgaaCAGACCTTGACCCTTAAGTTTGCTTAAATGGTGACACTTATccttttttactattattttctttaattatatataaactaaaaactgaattaaaaaaaaaaattgagaaaaagaGTGAAATCCCTTGGTGTTTGACAAAACTAATTGAAACTCCCCTGGTGTTTTAAGACACATCTAAAACCCTTTGAGTGTTAATTTTTTGCTGATCTTGCTATTTCACCCTTGATGATTCTTTGATATTGAGAATATGAAtacctttaattatttaattaattgaataattttttaattaaaattagagaaaaaaaactaGGGGAttgtcataatttttaaatgattctgaatttttttcagaatttattaaaaattaaatgcaaaattaatatacatacatgtataaatactattttttggagaataaattacatatatatatatatatatatatatatatatatattgtttcaaaTACCCTTAACTTAttattctccaaaaaaaataactgtatatttattttgcatgaaatttttgaattaattctaaaaaaattatattaattgaaaattatgacaatctcctttcttttttaataatttttcaattaattatggttataaaaattattccactaattaattaattaattaaagtattCATATTCGCAACATTATACAATCACCAAGGTTAAAATGGTAAGCTCAATAAAAAGGTTGACACTTATAGGggtttgaatttgttttaaaacatcAGAGGAGTTTCTATTAGTTTAGTTAAACAATAGGAGAGTTTCTCTCCTTTTCCCCATAAATTTAATGGACAAACTTAGTTATGCAAAATAACTACTATTAGTAGCACCgcatttttattcttgaaaatatGCTTAAATATAATACATAATGAAGGCAGAAATTAGGCTCCTTTTGGAGAAGTATGTGtacaaatacaataaaaacctgataaattaatatctgagaaattaaaatgtcaataaaataataggtCTTGTCAATCTCGACTTGGGGTtaatatgttaaattataaatcgattaattaatattcactcaattttcaaaaaaaaaaaaaatcatgatcCTAACACTATATTATTTTGtcgaattttttttgtaactaGTATGTTATATATAATACATAGACATTTTTCGCTTTTGTGCAACTAGAAAACTAGGTTACTTTAGCATATTGTTCATGACAGACGTTGGGAAAAAGGGCTATACagtgaaaattttgtaaattaatcatgtcgGAACcatacaaagttaattaatttaaaaaggtattaattaattgaaaattaaattaatttatttattaatttatagagtgTATATACAATTCAATGAACATACATTTAATCAACTAataattcattatattttacCAATTTGGTtagttaaaaatgaaataacccaccaaatatgaaataattttttttcaatttcaaaattcaaccCAAGAATTTCTATAAGAAATAAGCAAATTTAGAATGAGATCCAACTATATCTAAATTTCAAGGAAAAAGGTGATTATAGAGACATATCttatctaataaaatattataaaaaaatatttttaattttaaaatattattaatttataaaatgaatgGGACCATAcagttattataaaagcaaaaaaattgtGGGATGAACAGTTGAAGTGGCTTTATTTCCTTGTATCTTTTTAATATCTAGAAGGTTGAGGCTCCTTTTTATTTGCTATTCTTATTTGTCAATAGTGTTGAATATattggttaattaattaattaattgatgtaacaGTTTCTgaccaaaaaaacaaaaattcttttttcattttctattcgtttctcttattttctaattacatTACATTGTGTGCAGTTCGGctcatcaattttttaacttaaaaagaaaatcaatacaATTGCTAAAACAATAACATCCAAAATTCCAAATAGGGTAGGCAAAACGCGGGTCCTGGGTCTACCTGACCGAGTTTTTAATCTGAGTTTTTActctgattttatttttttaatattaaatatgtgtacttttttaatttcttttataattttataatttttaaattaatttcaatgaaattagacatgaaaatattaactttaaatgctTAAAACTTTACATATATGTAATAGATTAGTCAaatagatataattatttaaaatagcatatattttataattttttttataaaatcctggtttatcaagtgatacTCAGGACCGATCCGTCTTCATAAATGGGCAGTGTATTATCCGGCACACATCACCTGAATCCGATCCGGATCCAAACCAGGCAAATATTTTTGACACCTCTACATCAAAATTGGGCCTccgtacaaaattaattaaaatcactGGAAGAacttcttttttacttttaactCCATGGTAATTTTAATGACTAATTTTATGAGAAAAACAAATGCTGGCAAATATGGTTGTCAATTTTATGCTTGGTGGATTAATTTTTCTCCGAACaaattacacaaaaaaaaaaaaaaaatctcttgaAATAATGCACTTGGTCTTATTAAACTACTACACATTAAATGACAGCTCGCTGCCTTGCTGGGAGAACAAGAATAAAGTGAAccatttcaacaattttttttttaatcactaAAATGAagttaatcaaataaattaagtgtCTTTTGCCCAAATTATGTTTCAGAtccacaaaatatatatatatatatatatatatatatatatatataagaacaAAATTGGGAACCTACTGAACTACAGAAGATCCCATTTGCatgcttttattatttgataggCCCGCTTGACTGCAAGCTGGCCAAAATTGACGTAATAATGCAAGCTTTTGatacaaattcaaagaagctAGCTGTACAACAATAGGCTACCTTAGTAGCCTTGATTAATTACAACAACTTTTggaaatcaaaaaattaatcaaaaacaacattatcaaaatatatcatatatatgtCTTAATTCTCGACTAACCTAAAGCAAAATcaaaacatgaaaaagaaTACGGAATCTTATGAGGACACTATTTTTTCACTAGTAATTATTAACCAAATTATTCAGCTTGCACCTGTTACACATGAGAACATTCTGTGACTCCTAAACCTCACCAGTTGTTTTGCCCTTGGAGGAGGAGAACCACCGCCACCGCCACCACCAAAACCACCACCATTCGCCACTGAGTACCCGGCATAAAAGTCTCCGACGGACTTATGCCGCCGGTGGCCGTGTCCCGGCTCCATTTTCTCACCTGAACGTGTCACATACATGGAATTTTGATGAgcaataatattactattgaAGTCTGCTGCGTTGTAACTTTGAGCTGTCCCCGACGAAAGACACTCGTATTGCCGGCGAGTTTTGTTCTTCTTGATTGCTTTGAACACCATTGGAATTAATCCGTCCATGAGACTTGAATTTTCCTCTctgatgaagaaaaataaacagaaGAATCTAAGTATTTGAAGGAGAAGAGAAATGGAAGCAGTCTTATTGATTCATTGGGTTTGGTAGTCTTATGAGAATGACATATACTTTCCACAGCTTTAAAGTCTACAACACGTCGTGCTGTTTTGTCGACCTTATTAGAGAAATAAATCAAAGTTTCACATTGTATAGCTAAGATATAATGACACAAAGGGCCCTAGTACTTCTAGGTTTTGTTATTGAGatccttaattaattactatatATTTTCGTTGATCTAGTCGAAAATTCTAGACTTACTAAAGTTTGAAAAAGATATagtcatatatttttaaaatataaaattattataccATTAAACCatatactttaataattattctgGACTTTAATAAAGCCCGATATCTTaaagtgaaatattttttatttttttacttatctCTCATTAACATATTACTATatgttaaaagataaatataactttctacgatacaaaatatttcatatctcatgaaaaatacatgaaaattagACTGAAAACAAAAGTGTAATAGTAAAAGAACTCAAAATTGAGTTTTCTATATTAATAAGATTTTGAggacataattgttattatgtCCATACATTACAGCTTCTataatcctttttattttcaggaGCAGATGTGTAGCTTGTGTAAATCGGTTGCTTAGGACAATAGTGACATAGGGGGCCCAAAAGTGATCACATTCTTCGTTTGTATACGCAGAAGCAAACATTTTCCTAGAAGATCAACAattcaaaaaagaataaaatgataaataataattaacccCTCAGAATAAactccattatttttttttatagccTCTAGCACATAAAAACTTATCAGTAATCTACATCAGCAACCAAACCTTAAAACTTTTGCAGAGTACTCCTATATATgtgaaatttatatatgtataaaatgatacttaaatttgaggcTAAATAATACTGTCGAATATTTAAGTAGTGTAAAATTTTAGCTTAACGGGAAGACGATTTTACCTTAAATACaatagaatatttaaaatacaataaatattatgtaaatttaaaaattatattttaaaatgtacaAATATCCACGCTAAAAAGTGTTgcgaattttataaatattaatattgattACAAAACTATATTGTGTTAAATGTTTTACACGCAAAGGATCGGAGAGTATgaattagattagattaaaGGAGCATATCTTCAAATTTGCATTGACTTGGTCCTTGTTGGGCATATGTCAACTCATTTGTCAGGTCAACGAATCATATCTCTTCTTTTAATAAACTTTCTAGtctttgtttgttaattaataatcaatccTATGGGAAATATTGTTGGTTTCTTTCCTTATGAAGTCCAAGTTGAAACTTAATTGGTTTGAACAAGGAGAAACCAGGGAATTTGTATGTTTCATTTTACTGAGGTTGAACGCAGCCCTCAAAatgaattctaaaaatttagcAGCTAATATTTACTTGTGGAATAAAATTTCCCAAAGCAGTCATATCTAGCAGCCAATGTTTCACTTTtggtcataattttttttttttagttacgATTCTATTTGCAGCACTAAGCAATTATGAGATTGTAGATTGAAGCTTTCATGTTAAATTTGAAGCACTTAAATGTATTATATTCACTGCCTTGTATCTTTTGCTCAGATGAAGCTCAAGAAGAAAATCCTAGCCCTAGAATTAAAATCTTTCACGTCAGAACTTAAAACGTGTAACAATAATACCCCACTACGTGCCTTCATTATACATgttcttttgctttatttaattttttaaaaaatgagctGCTAGAATTCAAGTTGCTTTGTACCTGGAATTTAACTATATTAAAACATTAGTCTCCATCGTGTAGTAACAAAGACGGCCGACTAAATTAGGTGCTTAATGCACCAACTATTTTCAATACAGTTCATTTCGAACAAAGCTGgcatttttcatatttgacTAGAATACACAAATTTCAATCAAGTGTGCGTCCTAACGTCTCttgttttttaatcattttggAAGGCTGTATCTGAGCTATAACAATTGAATTAGAAGGACCACAAATCGATTCTGACCATCTGCTCATACGACAAAGCCAATGCATCAAAGTCTCCAAGAATATTTTACTATAAGCTATTCATAGCTCACAgtagattatgaaattgatgTGTTTGAAAATTCTTAGTTCCTGATATCAACCTCTAAAACATATCGATTTGGAAAATCCGCAGTTGTTTTAACGACGTTGTTTTGAAAGAGAGAAGACCTATTCATATTACTCgtataatacatatataaattgattaaaaaaaagaaagaaaacctGTCTGAACCCTACATAGATAGCTCTATCAAGCGGACTTGAATGTGTGAGAAGGAAAGCGACATACCCCTCAAGCAAATAATGAATGGTTTTGAGATATGGACGTTTACAGtttaaaaaatgttacaaCCACACCAGATGTCAGACCTTCAGTACATGGATTTTTTCCAAATTGTTTCAACATTATAAATGCCTTCATATAAATGCCTTCCACGAGAAAGTTAACTATTACTTGTAGTGTCAATCTAAGATACAAAAGTGACGGGGCAACTACTCAAATCAAGATAATGTTAATGAAACTCAATTGCCAAGCCAAAGTTGCATACATTTGATAGGTGCAAATGTTGCAGCATCCATTGGCCaagcatcatcatcattggCCTATCACTGTGACAGCATCCAATcgaaaatatgtatatatcaGCTCTTTCCTTGTCCAATACTTTAACATAGTTCATACTAGCACTTAATCCTGGATTATAATCTCATCTAAACGGAAGTTCAACACATTATCATGTGTTTATCCAAAGTACTCCCAAATAATTCTTTGATCTCAAAAACACTTTTTGGCCACTTATACTAATCAATATGAAAGTAACATGTTAGATATCCTGAACTGTCTAACAACAGAACTTATGGTACAAAAATACTTCCAAGCACACTTCAGAGGTCTCGTCACATGAATGGCAACATCATGATTCTTTCATAAGTTTGATCTCTCATTTCCGTGTTCTACGAATTCCATCCTAGTTTAAGCTATGCCAAGTAACTGTCGTTTCTGGCccgacttttttttttttttctgttgttCTGAtacattttcttcaaaaaatagTTTCCCAGCCTATGTCCCATATCGAAGAACTTCTCAAAGGTCTATACCATGTTTTAACAATATGTCCAAGTCCTTGGACACCAGCCTAACTCTAGATGACTATGCAAGCTCAATATGGAAACCATGTCAAGTAGCCTAAACTCTGTCACTAGCAATTTTGTTCTTTCAAGAATACCATAACATGTGCTCAAAGAAGAAAGGATATTTTGTTACTGCATATTTGTTATCTCCATGACTACCACTTCCTTAAAATTAGAGTCAAAATGCAGAATTTTTCGGTTCCATTCTCATATTCTCTTGGTCTGTGATAAATCAAAATCTAGAACTGTCATAATATGTGAATGCCTAAAATTGCCATGAATGGAGATGCAGCAAGACTTTcccaggaaaaaaaaaaaaaaaaaagcccaaaatttggtGCTTATTAATAGCCAAGTAACTCTTATCAATGGCATAAGTCAAAATGGtataagcataaaatatttgagcCCTCTCTTCCAGAGACCAGCAAAGCTTATCAAGCAATTCCAGAGCATCAGTGAAAGCTTTTCACAATTTTCCACTGTAAAGCTGAATAAATTTCAGAAAGTATTCACAATgtatgaaaaaagaaaatatcttaaacGAATTGTGAGCCAATAAAAGCGCAATTGAAAATACAACTAATCGAACAAGGTGAATACATGGTGGCATTTAAGTGATGATTCGACATCACCACCAAGAATAACCATTTCAGGTTTAAAGTTAGCTACAAGTGCTTTAATGTTTTGAAGGAGTAAAGGAAAATGCAGAGAGAAAATCATACTTGAAACAAGTGGTTCTTATAGCATAGAGTCCAATCTGAATCCCCTGAAGCTGCCAAGCCACCACCATCAGTGCTTATTGACTCTGCACACGAACATGTAATTTGAGAAGGAACTCTTTCTTCACCTTTTCCTTTAACTCCAGTTTTGGTATCTACATCTTCAGTTGacccaaaatcatttttcagaATCTCATAGTTCCGCTCATCAGCATTGACATCAGGATTCTGACAGGGTTTTAACAGGTCATTGTCACAACCACCAACATCTTCCTCTTCATCTGATAAGTATCTGCAACTATCAAACTCATCCATCTCGAAAATCCGACTCATCAGCCCTTCCCTCCATGATATCCTCATCTGGGATTGTGAAACATACCCTAAAGTGGAAGTAGACGTCCAAGAATCTCGGTCATCTAAAACTTTCTGATAGTGGGAAAGATCAACAGAGTTGGAAGGCGTCA encodes:
- the LOC102612948 gene encoding uncharacterized protein LOC102612948, encoding MDGLIPMVFKAIKKNKTRRQYECLSSGTAQSYNAADFNSNIIAHQNSMYVTRSGEKMEPGHGHRRHKSVGDFYAGYSVANGGGFGGGGGGGSPPPRAKQLVRFRSHRMFSCVTGAS